A stretch of the Takifugu flavidus isolate HTHZ2018 chromosome 1, ASM371156v2, whole genome shotgun sequence genome encodes the following:
- the LOC130526582 gene encoding hyaluronan-binding protein 2-like isoform X1, with product MRQYSRMLSSWLGSKMGWLIALTLYLCAFAAFGQDYVVLTGDTADYEYYYDYATESPAEDTDLNFGDWLFELLEVTDQCEPNPCLNGGVCSVGPDGGFVCSCPELYSGRKCQNVKDVCKNVKCGHGSCTVKSTPPFYECKCKPPYRPPDCKKASPCRPNPCQNGGTCMKGPKRSSFQCSCPGGYSGTFCEVGPNDCYQEDGEFYRGMVSVTVEGEECLDWNSYFILQKGSDPIQEYAGFDGIGPHNYCRNPDGDDQPWCFINKNNRLKWNYCKIRKCARAPATPPTIDEINPPKPDNTQFSQCGRPQPSRSARIFGGKKSLPGAHPWQASLQIRSKDYSQSFRHICGGVLIESCWVLTAAHCIKTGVEMQVVLGGVDIEKDETYDQAIQVERAIVHEHYRESHFALHNDIALLQLKATDGPYCAKETRFVKTACLPNQAFSSGTECAISGWGVTETQHYGTNQLMDARVLLISQDKCKAPHVYGDSLDDSMFCAGNINGGVDSCQGDSGGPLVCQSNGTHYVVGVVSWGDGCGKKYKPGVYASVSRFSDWITRLVS from the exons ATGAGACAATACAGTAGAATGTTGTCCTCGTGGCTGGGGTCTAAGATGGGCTGGTTGATAGCTTTAACCTTATATTTGTGTGCTTTCGCTGCGTTTGGGCAGGATTATGTT GTACTCACAGGTGACACTGCTG ATTATGAATACTACTACGATTACGCCACAGAGAGCCCCGCAGAAGATACTGATTTGAATTTTGGCGACTGGTTGTttgaacttctggaggtgacag ATCAGTGTGAGCCAAACCCGTGTTTGAACGGGGGGGTCTGTAGCGTGGGTCCAGACGGCGGGTTTGTTTGTTCCTGTCCTGAACTTTACTCGGGGAGAAAGTGCCAAAACG TAAAAGATGTTTGCAAGAATGTGAAATGTGGCCATGGAAGCTGCACCGTCAAATCGACTCCCCCGTTCTACGAGTGCAAGTGTAAACCGCCATACAGGCCTCCTGACTGCAAAAAAG CCTCTCCCTGCAGGCCCAATCCTTGTCAAAATGGGGGCACTTGCATGAAGGGTCCCAAACGCTCCAGTTTCCAATGTTCCTGCCCTGGCGGGTACAGTGGAACCTTCTGTGAAGTCG GGCCAAACGACTGTTACCAAGAGGATGGGGAATTTTATCGTGGTATGGTGAGCGTGACGGTAGAAGGGGAAGAGTGTCTGGACTGGAATTCCTACTTCATCCTGCAGAAAGGCAGTGACCCGATCCAAGAGTATGCAGGCTTTGATGGAATTGGGCCACACAATTACTGCAG GAATCCTGACGGTGACGATCAGCCCTGGTGCTtcattaataaaaataacaggCTGAAGTGGAATTACTGTAAAATTAGGAAATGTGCcagag CTCCAGCCACCCCACCAACCATCGATGAGATAAATCCACCTAAACCAGACAATACCCAGTTCTCCCAGTGTGGGAGGCCGCAGCCCAGTCGCTCAGCCAGGATCTTTGGAGGGAAGAAGTCTCTCCCAGGGGCCCATCCTTGGCAGGCTTCCCTGCAGATCAGGTCCAAGGACTATTCTCAGTCCTTCAGACACATTTGTGGGGGTGTCCTCATTGAGTCGTGCTGGGTGCTCACTGCGGCCCACTGCAT aaaaacaggagtGGAAATGCAAGTGGTACTTGGAGGAGTGGATATAGAGAAGGATGAAACATACGATCAGGCTATTCAGGTGGAGCGAGCCATCGTGCACGAGCACTACAGGGAGAGCCATTTTGCTCTTCATAATGACATCG CCTTGCTTCAGCTCAAAGCCACCGACGGGCCGTACTGCGCCAAAGAAACCCGCTTCGTAAAGACGGCCTGCCTGCCAAACCAGGCCTTCAGCAGCGGCACCGAGTGCGCCATCTCAGGATGGGGCGTGACAGAAACAC AGCACTACGGTACGAACCAGCTGATGGATGCTCgcgtcctcctcatctcccaGGACAAATGCAAAGCCCCCCATGTTTACGGGGACTCGCTGGATGACAGCATGTTCTGCGCAGGCAACATCAATGGAGGCGTCGACTCCTGCCAG GGCGACTCTGGCGGTCCGCTGGTGTGTCAAAGTAACGGGACCCATTACGTTGTTGGCGTGGTGAGCTGGGGAGATGGCTGCGGGAAGAAGTACAAGCCTGGCGTGTACGCCAGCGTGAGCAGGTTCAGTGACTGGATCACTCGTCTCGTCTCATGA
- the LOC130526582 gene encoding hyaluronan-binding protein 2-like isoform X2: MRQYSRMLSSWLGSKMGWLIALTLYLCAFAAFGQDYVVLTGDTADYEYYYDYATESPAEDTDLNFGDWLFELLEVTDQCEPNPCLNGGVCSVGPDGGFVCSCPELYSGRKCQNVKDVCKNVKCGHGSCTVKSTPPFYECKCKPPYRPPDCKKASPCRPNPCQNGGTCMKGPKRSSFQCSCPGGYSGTFCEVGPNDCYQEDGEFYRGMVSVTVEGEECLDWNSYFILQKGSDPIQEYAGFDGIGPHNYCRNPDGDDQPWCFINKNNRLKWNYCKIRKCARATPPTIDEINPPKPDNTQFSQCGRPQPSRSARIFGGKKSLPGAHPWQASLQIRSKDYSQSFRHICGGVLIESCWVLTAAHCIKTGVEMQVVLGGVDIEKDETYDQAIQVERAIVHEHYRESHFALHNDIALLQLKATDGPYCAKETRFVKTACLPNQAFSSGTECAISGWGVTETQHYGTNQLMDARVLLISQDKCKAPHVYGDSLDDSMFCAGNINGGVDSCQGDSGGPLVCQSNGTHYVVGVVSWGDGCGKKYKPGVYASVSRFSDWITRLVS, translated from the exons ATGAGACAATACAGTAGAATGTTGTCCTCGTGGCTGGGGTCTAAGATGGGCTGGTTGATAGCTTTAACCTTATATTTGTGTGCTTTCGCTGCGTTTGGGCAGGATTATGTT GTACTCACAGGTGACACTGCTG ATTATGAATACTACTACGATTACGCCACAGAGAGCCCCGCAGAAGATACTGATTTGAATTTTGGCGACTGGTTGTttgaacttctggaggtgacag ATCAGTGTGAGCCAAACCCGTGTTTGAACGGGGGGGTCTGTAGCGTGGGTCCAGACGGCGGGTTTGTTTGTTCCTGTCCTGAACTTTACTCGGGGAGAAAGTGCCAAAACG TAAAAGATGTTTGCAAGAATGTGAAATGTGGCCATGGAAGCTGCACCGTCAAATCGACTCCCCCGTTCTACGAGTGCAAGTGTAAACCGCCATACAGGCCTCCTGACTGCAAAAAAG CCTCTCCCTGCAGGCCCAATCCTTGTCAAAATGGGGGCACTTGCATGAAGGGTCCCAAACGCTCCAGTTTCCAATGTTCCTGCCCTGGCGGGTACAGTGGAACCTTCTGTGAAGTCG GGCCAAACGACTGTTACCAAGAGGATGGGGAATTTTATCGTGGTATGGTGAGCGTGACGGTAGAAGGGGAAGAGTGTCTGGACTGGAATTCCTACTTCATCCTGCAGAAAGGCAGTGACCCGATCCAAGAGTATGCAGGCTTTGATGGAATTGGGCCACACAATTACTGCAG GAATCCTGACGGTGACGATCAGCCCTGGTGCTtcattaataaaaataacaggCTGAAGTGGAATTACTGTAAAATTAGGAAATGTGCcagag CCACCCCACCAACCATCGATGAGATAAATCCACCTAAACCAGACAATACCCAGTTCTCCCAGTGTGGGAGGCCGCAGCCCAGTCGCTCAGCCAGGATCTTTGGAGGGAAGAAGTCTCTCCCAGGGGCCCATCCTTGGCAGGCTTCCCTGCAGATCAGGTCCAAGGACTATTCTCAGTCCTTCAGACACATTTGTGGGGGTGTCCTCATTGAGTCGTGCTGGGTGCTCACTGCGGCCCACTGCAT aaaaacaggagtGGAAATGCAAGTGGTACTTGGAGGAGTGGATATAGAGAAGGATGAAACATACGATCAGGCTATTCAGGTGGAGCGAGCCATCGTGCACGAGCACTACAGGGAGAGCCATTTTGCTCTTCATAATGACATCG CCTTGCTTCAGCTCAAAGCCACCGACGGGCCGTACTGCGCCAAAGAAACCCGCTTCGTAAAGACGGCCTGCCTGCCAAACCAGGCCTTCAGCAGCGGCACCGAGTGCGCCATCTCAGGATGGGGCGTGACAGAAACAC AGCACTACGGTACGAACCAGCTGATGGATGCTCgcgtcctcctcatctcccaGGACAAATGCAAAGCCCCCCATGTTTACGGGGACTCGCTGGATGACAGCATGTTCTGCGCAGGCAACATCAATGGAGGCGTCGACTCCTGCCAG GGCGACTCTGGCGGTCCGCTGGTGTGTCAAAGTAACGGGACCCATTACGTTGTTGGCGTGGTGAGCTGGGGAGATGGCTGCGGGAAGAAGTACAAGCCTGGCGTGTACGCCAGCGTGAGCAGGTTCAGTGACTGGATCACTCGTCTCGTCTCATGA
- the LOC130522798 gene encoding hyaluronan-binding protein 2-like yields the protein MTENGHECLNWNSYFILTNGEDPFILFPDFNGLEDNHCRNPDEDEKPWCYYKQQNRLEWDYCKVQNCSQVPVTPAPPVVPPVPGSAAFSQCGISQPSRMSRIFGGTKSFHSAHPWQVSVQVRPKRTSIPYGHTCGGVLLSSCWVLTAAHCIGTNEEFQVVLGGVNINKQEDMDQTIPVIRTIVHENYRDAGVAIYNDIALMELKVTDAPYCAKETRYVRAVCLPDQMFPAGKECVISGWGATETKAYSSQLLNARVFLISEDRCKAPHVYGDVLDSSMFCAGTLQGGVDSCQGDSGGPLVCEKNATHYITGVVSWGDGCGQRNKPGVYANVHNFNSWIRNKMN from the exons ATGACAGAGAACGGGCACGAGTGTCTGAACTGGAATTCCTACTTTATTTTGACAAACGGGGAGGATCCTTTCATCCTGTTCCCAGACTTTAACGGACTGGAGGATAACCACTGCAG AAATCCAGATGAGGATGAAAAACCATGGTGTTActataaacaacaaaacagactCGAGTGGGACTACTGCAAAGTCCAGAATTGCTCTcaag tccCAGTaactccagctcctccagtggTCCCACCAgttcctggatctgctgcattCTCTCAGTGTGGAATATCTCAACCTTCTCGCATGAGCAGGATCTTTGGCGGCACCAAGTCCTTCCACAGTGCCCACCCCTGGCAGGTCTCAGTCCAGGTCCGGCCCAAACGCACCTCCATCCCATATGGCCACACATGCGGtggtgtcctcctctcctcctgctgggtCCTCACTGCTGCCCACTGCAT tgGAACTAATGAGGAATTCCAAGTTGTGCTGGGAGGAGTGAATATTAACAAACAGGAAGACATGGACCAGACCATCCCAGTAATCAGAACAATTGTCCACGAGAACTACAGGGACGCCGGCGTTGCCATTTACAACGACATTG CTCTGATGGAGCTTAAAGTGACGGACGCCCCCTACTGTGCAAAGGAAACCCGCTACGTGAGGGCCGTGTGTCTGCCAGACCAAATGTTCCCGGCTGGAAAAGAATGTGTGATCTCCGGATGGGGAGCCACTGAAACCA AGGCATACAGCAGCCAACTGTTGAATGCTCGTGTTTTCCTCATCTCTGAGGACCGCTGCAAAGCCCCTCACGTCTATGGGGACGTTTTGGACAGCAGCATGTTCTGCGCGGGGACTCTTCAGGGGGGCGTTGACTCCTGCCAG GGCGACTCAGGAGGACCCCTGGTGTGCGAGAAAAACGCAACTCACTACATCACCGGTGTGGTGAGCTGGGGAGACGGCTGCGGGCAGAGGAACAAACCTGGGGTCTACGCCAACGTCCACAACTTTAACAGCTGGATCAGGAACAAGATGAACTGA